The genomic DNA gctTTTCGGAAGACCATGGTCCCTGGCCTCTTCCTTTCTATCCGGTCCTTGGCCCGTTCCCATCTCACAGAGGTGACTACCAGGAACAACCGCTTCCAGTTTGGATCGGTGACTTCGCGGAAATCTACCCCACAACCTACTCTTATGGAATACAGAGCACCTCGGAGTCCAGCACTCCTGACTCCGTGACCACTGTCTACCAGGAACAGCGGGAGAAAACAGCAACTCCGAGAACCCGGGGGGACGCTGCAGAAGAATCATTCACAGTGGCTATGCAGCCCGGGTCCTGTTCCAGAGCGCCCCACCGTGGCGACGACGCAAAGGGCACTGAGACCAGTGGCGGGAGTAGCTTCACAGAGATTTGGCAACCAGCCTGGAGAGGCTGGAGAAGTAGACTCTGGACTTTGTCAGGATTCCTCCGGCGCATTCCTCGCCCGCTAAGCCGCCTGCTCCGTAGATTCTGCCTGCTGGCCTTAGAGCAGGCGCTCTTCTCCTGTTTTAGAGCGAAGTCTGTGTCAAAGGGAATCTGTGTCTAaacctctcctccccccccccccaagacagctCCGTTTAGTGCTGTCTCCTGATTccacaataaacacacacagagatttgcCTTCGATGGTCCctgtcatttttaaattgtttaatagGTGATTTTAAGGGGGTTCTGGGAAGTGCCCGCCCGTTTTCCAAGGCACTGATGCAGCTGGGATCGCCTATTTTGAGGATTCATGGAAAGGCTGGGGAGGGAGCAACCGTGATTCAACCTGTACTGGGAAGGCAGGTTTAGTTTTAGGCTTCAGGGAGGGCGTGGTCCATAGTCTACCCCTGTTTTCTAAGGAGGCCTCCCGATTTTCCTCCGACGTGCACTTGTCTGGTGGGCAAGCTGCCAAAGACAGCCGCCGTTCGGTTTGAGCCCAGCCTTGCCATCCTGGACAAATCTGTGTTCAGAGCGCCTGTCCGGTTTTCCACACTGGTAGGGGGCTCTCCGGGAGCAGGAGATAAGGAAAGAGTCCTAGCCAGAAGGGATAAGGGTCCACTTGCAGACTGCCAATTCTGCTTGGGGGCTGCAGGCACTGACGCCTTCGTTCCACCAGGGGGCGCGGCGAAGCCGGTTAGGACGGGAGATGCCTTGTGGTTGCCTGAGTTTCACTTTGTTTTCCATGACTATTGGCCTCAGGATGTTTCTAAAAGCTGAAAAATCGTCCAGGTTCAATTGAGGATTTCGTGCCGTCGGCCGCTGGTAAAGTT from Mus pahari unplaced genomic scaffold, PAHARI_EIJ_v1.1 scaffold_15705_1, whole genome shotgun sequence includes the following:
- the LOC110315464 gene encoding LOW QUALITY PROTEIN: annexin-2 receptor-like (The sequence of the model RefSeq protein was modified relative to this genomic sequence to represent the inferred CDS: deleted 1 base in 1 codon) — translated: MESTFRSVQVKQVWDSVPPVREAQPPLLPSFSEDHGPWPLPFYPVLGPFPSHRGDYQEQPLPVWIGDFAEIYPTTYSYGIQSTSESSTPDSVTTVYQEQREKTATPRTRGDAAEESFTVAMQPGSCSRAPHRGDDAKGTETSGGSSFTEIGNQPGEAGEVDSGLCQDSSGAFLAR